A part of Setaria viridis chromosome 8, Setaria_viridis_v4.0, whole genome shotgun sequence genomic DNA contains:
- the LOC117866587 gene encoding bidirectional sugar transporter SWEET14 — MAGLSLQHPLAFAFGLLGNIISFMTYLAPLPTFYRIYKNKSTQGFQSVPYVVALFSAMLWIYYALLKSNECLLITINAAGCVIETLYIAMYLTYAPKKAKLFTAKILLLLNVGVFGLILLLTLLLSAGQNRLVILGWVCVGFSVSVFVAPLSIIRQVVRTRSVEFMPFSLSLSLTVSAVVWFLYGLLIKDKYVALPNVLGFSFGVIQMGLYALYRNATPRVPAKEVADDKEDIIKVPEHVVTIAKLGAPAVELKTHEVRPVESPPMEEEVKPESGMAAAEKEQDKVMNKGGNADQA; from the exons ATGGCTGGCCTGTCTCTTCAGCACCCACTGGCTTTCGCCTTTGGCCTCCTCG GTAACATCATCTCCTTCATGACCTACCTGGCCCCACT GCCGACCTTCTACCGGATCTACAAGAACAAGTCGACGCAGGGCTTCCAGTCGGTGCCGTACGTGGTGGCGCTCTTCAGCGCGATGCTATGGATCTACTACGCGCTGCTCAAATCCAACGAGTGCCTGCTCATCACCATCAACGCCGCAGGCTGCGTCATCGAGACCCTCTACATCGCCATGTACCTCACCTACGCTCCCAAGAAAGCAAAG CTGTTCACGGCCAAGATCCTCCTGCTCCTGAACGTGGGGGTGTTCgggctcatcctcctcctcaccctgcTCCTCTCCGCCGGCCAGAACCGCCTCGTCATCCTCGGATGGGTCTGCGTCGGCTTCTCTGTCAGCGTCTTCGTCGCGCCACTCAGCATCATC CGTCAGGTGGTGCGCACGAGGAGCGTGGAGTTCAtgcccttctccctctccctctccctcaccGTCAGCGCCGTCGTCTGGTTCCTCTACGGCCTGCTCATCAAGGACAAATACGTCGCG ctgcccaACGTGCTGGGCTTCAGCTTTGGCGTGATCCAGATGGGTCTCTACGCGCTCTACCGCAACGCGACGCCTAGGGTGCCAGCCAAGGAGGTCGCCGACGACAAGGAGGACATCATCAAGGTGCCCGAGCACGTCGTGACCATCGCCAAGCTTGGCGCACCGGCCGTGGAGCTCAAGACCCACGAGGTGCGCCCCGTGGAGTCTCCTcccatggaggaggaggtgaagccGGAGAGCGGCATGGCTGCAGCCGAGAAGGAGCAGGACAAGGTGATGAACAAAGGTGGCAACGCCGATCAGGCCTAG